A stretch of the Arthrobacter sp. PAMC 25486 genome encodes the following:
- a CDS encoding long-chain fatty acid--CoA ligase — protein MTNLASIVGASAQRDPSGVAIKLDDIEISFGALEVLSAKVAALLAERGVKQGDRVALISPNLPQMPPIYYGILRYGAIVVPLNPLLKAREVEYHLRDSGAVLAFAWEGVMGEVAAGAAETGTDIIPIDAGFMALLAPLEPLSAVSPAEKDDTAVILYTSGTTGKPKGAELTHENLRSNAEVSVSLFSSQPGDVIFGGLPFFHIFGQTCALNSAVMAGAAVTLLPRFDPVKALEIIQRDKVTIFEGVPSMYIALLRAPGRENYDLSTLRLAASGGSALPVEILHEFETTFDATLLEGYGLSETSPVISFNQVDGIRKAGSVGTMVAGSQMRVVDDAGADVEPGAVGEIAVAGPYVMKGYWNNPEATAAAIPDGWFRTGDLGRQDEDGVFFIVDRKKDMILRGGYNIYPREIEEVLYEHPAVAEAAVLGKPDDVHGEEICAAVALKDGVAGADDPSALIADIQEFVKARVAAYKYPRQIIIMDELPKGPTGKILKREITVP, from the coding sequence ATGACAAACCTGGCCAGCATCGTTGGTGCCTCGGCACAACGGGACCCCTCGGGAGTCGCCATTAAATTGGATGACATTGAGATTTCCTTTGGAGCCTTGGAGGTGCTCAGCGCCAAGGTCGCTGCCCTGCTGGCCGAACGCGGTGTCAAGCAGGGAGACAGGGTCGCCCTGATCTCGCCCAACCTTCCCCAGATGCCGCCGATCTACTACGGAATCCTGCGCTACGGGGCCATTGTGGTGCCCCTGAATCCGCTGTTGAAGGCGAGGGAGGTGGAGTACCACCTGCGGGACTCCGGCGCCGTGCTGGCCTTTGCCTGGGAAGGGGTCATGGGCGAAGTCGCGGCTGGTGCTGCGGAGACCGGGACGGACATCATTCCCATCGATGCCGGATTCATGGCCCTGCTGGCACCGCTGGAGCCGCTCTCCGCCGTGTCGCCGGCCGAAAAGGACGACACTGCCGTCATTCTCTATACCTCAGGCACCACGGGCAAGCCCAAGGGTGCGGAGCTGACGCACGAGAACCTGCGCAGCAACGCCGAAGTGTCTGTCAGCCTGTTCAGCAGCCAGCCCGGGGACGTGATCTTTGGTGGGCTGCCGTTCTTCCACATCTTTGGCCAAACCTGCGCCCTGAACTCGGCAGTAATGGCCGGTGCCGCCGTGACGCTGCTGCCACGTTTTGACCCGGTCAAGGCGCTGGAGATCATCCAGCGTGACAAGGTCACCATCTTTGAAGGGGTGCCCAGCATGTACATTGCACTGCTGCGCGCGCCCGGCCGGGAAAACTATGACCTGAGCACGCTGCGCCTTGCCGCATCCGGCGGGTCTGCGCTGCCGGTGGAGATCCTGCACGAGTTTGAGACCACCTTCGACGCCACCCTGCTGGAAGGCTACGGCCTGTCCGAAACGTCCCCGGTGATTTCCTTCAACCAGGTGGACGGGATTCGCAAGGCCGGTTCCGTGGGCACTATGGTGGCCGGGTCTCAGATGAGGGTGGTCGATGATGCGGGGGCCGACGTCGAACCCGGTGCCGTGGGTGAGATCGCCGTTGCCGGACCCTATGTCATGAAGGGCTACTGGAACAATCCCGAGGCGACGGCCGCTGCCATCCCCGACGGCTGGTTTCGCACGGGAGACCTGGGCCGCCAGGACGAGGATGGTGTGTTCTTCATCGTGGACCGCAAGAAGGACATGATCCTGCGCGGCGGCTACAACATCTACCCGCGCGAGATTGAGGAAGTCCTGTACGAGCACCCTGCCGTGGCTGAGGCCGCCGTTCTTGGGAAGCCCGACGACGTCCACGGCGAAGAGATCTGTGCTGCGGTTGCGCTCAAGGACGGTGTGGCAGGTGCCGACGATCCGTCCGCGCTCATCGCTGACATCCAGGAGTTCGTCAAGGCCCGGGTTGCGGCGTACAAGTATCCGCGCCAGATCATCATCATGGACGAGCTGCCCAAGGGGCCCACCGGCAAGATCCTCAAGCGAGAAATCACGGTTCCGTAG
- the pheT gene encoding phenylalanine--tRNA ligase subunit beta: protein MRIPLTWLREYAQVPAGATAEDVMTDLVKVGFEEEDVHRPLDEISGPIVVGQVLSKEPEAQSNGKTINWCTVRVVPEGAEQTLSIEGIDPSGVQGIVCGAHNFEVGDKVVVTLPGAVLPGDFRITPRKTYGHVSAGMIASVRELGIGEDHDGILVLSTLGLDPELGTDALALLGLDDEAAEINVTPDRGYAFSIRGVAREYAHATDSVFTDPASLVTVTAPEGGGHAVELADGAPIYGKPGCDRFVARTVTGINASVPTPPWMSSRLRLAGIRSISLPVDISNYVMLELGAPLHFYDADKLSGTIVVRRAAAGETLATLDGKVRKLDAEDLLITDSSGPIGIAGVMGGASTEVTSDTANVLVEAAHFEEISIARSRRRHKLPSEASKRFERGVDPMVADIAAQRAVNLLVELAGGTESAASTDVGTPAVAAPVFLPSGFTSARIGIEFTQSQIMGSLTDLGADVEKVDGGYSVTAPSWRHDLVTKEDLTEEVARLVGYDLIPSTLPTAPPGRGYSRVQQQRRRVVQALADSGLTEILAYPFVSKVSNDTFGVAEVGAARSAVKLANPLSEEFGFLRTSVLPGLIEIAKRNHSRGFHDLGLFESGLVFLPSDSMGTASIPPLGVKPSDDVLDALYAGIPYQPLTIAAVFTGKDSPAAPAHAPRAWDWADAIDAARLVADVVGVELVVSQGSHQAFHPGRAAELTLRNGEVVGYAGELHPKLLAELHMPARSVAMEINADKVFAAAADVIVAKPISTFPVATQDVALVVPAEIPAHDVLETLREGAGELLEDVALFDEYQGAGIPEGRKSLAFGLRFRAADRTLTADEASAARASAVELAAERFGATQR from the coding sequence GTGCGTATTCCACTGACTTGGCTGCGCGAGTACGCGCAGGTACCGGCTGGCGCAACAGCCGAAGATGTAATGACCGACCTGGTCAAGGTTGGCTTTGAAGAAGAGGACGTGCACCGTCCGCTCGATGAGATCAGCGGCCCCATTGTGGTGGGCCAGGTCCTGTCCAAGGAGCCCGAGGCACAGTCCAACGGCAAGACCATCAACTGGTGCACTGTCCGGGTGGTTCCCGAGGGTGCCGAGCAGACCCTTTCCATTGAGGGCATCGACCCCTCCGGTGTGCAGGGAATTGTCTGCGGTGCGCACAACTTCGAGGTGGGGGACAAGGTGGTTGTGACCCTGCCCGGCGCCGTGCTGCCCGGGGACTTCCGCATCACCCCGCGCAAGACCTACGGCCACGTCTCCGCCGGCATGATCGCCTCCGTGCGCGAGCTCGGCATCGGCGAGGACCACGACGGCATCCTGGTGCTCTCCACCCTGGGCCTTGACCCGGAACTAGGCACCGATGCCCTGGCCCTGCTGGGCCTTGACGACGAAGCCGCCGAAATCAACGTCACCCCCGACCGTGGCTACGCGTTCAGCATCCGCGGCGTGGCCCGCGAATATGCGCACGCCACGGACAGCGTGTTCACGGACCCGGCCTCGCTGGTGACCGTGACCGCCCCTGAAGGTGGGGGACACGCCGTCGAGCTTGCCGACGGGGCGCCGATCTACGGCAAGCCCGGCTGCGACCGCTTTGTGGCCCGCACCGTGACCGGAATTAACGCAAGCGTGCCAACCCCGCCGTGGATGTCCTCGCGCCTGCGCCTGGCCGGGATCCGCTCCATCTCCCTGCCCGTGGACATCTCCAACTACGTCATGCTGGAGCTCGGTGCGCCGCTGCACTTCTACGACGCCGACAAGCTTTCCGGCACGATTGTGGTGCGCCGCGCCGCCGCCGGTGAAACGCTGGCCACCCTTGACGGGAAGGTCCGCAAGCTCGACGCCGAGGACCTGCTCATCACCGATTCCTCGGGTCCGATTGGCATTGCCGGAGTCATGGGCGGGGCCTCCACCGAGGTCACCTCCGACACCGCGAACGTCCTGGTTGAGGCCGCGCACTTTGAGGAAATCTCGATTGCCCGTTCGCGCCGCCGCCACAAGCTGCCCTCCGAGGCGTCCAAGCGTTTCGAGCGCGGCGTTGACCCGATGGTGGCCGACATTGCCGCCCAGCGCGCCGTGAACCTGCTGGTTGAGCTGGCCGGCGGCACCGAGTCTGCGGCGTCCACCGACGTTGGCACGCCTGCGGTTGCAGCGCCTGTGTTCCTGCCTTCCGGCTTCACCTCGGCCCGGATCGGCATCGAATTCACGCAGTCCCAGATCATGGGCTCGCTGACGGATTTGGGTGCGGACGTCGAGAAGGTCGACGGCGGATATTCCGTCACAGCCCCGAGCTGGCGCCACGATTTGGTCACCAAGGAGGACCTGACGGAAGAGGTCGCCCGCCTTGTCGGCTACGACCTCATCCCGTCCACGCTGCCCACGGCACCTCCGGGCCGCGGCTACTCACGGGTGCAGCAGCAGCGCCGCCGCGTGGTCCAGGCCCTCGCGGACTCCGGCCTGACCGAGATCCTGGCGTACCCGTTCGTGTCGAAGGTTTCCAACGACACCTTTGGTGTGGCCGAGGTCGGTGCCGCGCGCTCCGCCGTGAAGCTGGCAAACCCGCTCAGCGAGGAGTTCGGCTTCCTGCGGACCTCCGTGCTGCCGGGCCTGATCGAGATTGCCAAGCGCAACCACTCGCGCGGCTTCCACGACCTGGGGCTCTTCGAATCCGGTCTGGTGTTCCTGCCGTCGGATTCCATGGGCACCGCGTCCATCCCGCCGTTGGGTGTCAAGCCGTCCGACGATGTCTTGGATGCTTTGTACGCTGGCATCCCGTACCAGCCGCTCACCATTGCCGCCGTGTTCACGGGCAAGGATTCCCCGGCTGCACCCGCACATGCACCGCGTGCCTGGGACTGGGCCGATGCGATTGACGCTGCCCGCCTGGTGGCCGATGTGGTGGGTGTGGAACTTGTGGTGTCGCAGGGCTCACACCAGGCGTTCCACCCGGGACGTGCCGCCGAGCTGACGCTGCGCAACGGCGAGGTTGTCGGCTACGCTGGCGAACTGCACCCGAAGCTGCTGGCCGAGCTGCACATGCCGGCCCGCTCCGTGGCCATGGAGATCAATGCGGACAAGGTCTTCGCCGCTGCGGCCGACGTCATTGTGGCCAAGCCGATCTCCACGTTCCCGGTGGCAACCCAGGACGTTGCCTTGGTGGTTCCCGCAGAGATTCCGGCACATGACGTGCTGGAAACCCTGCGCGAAGGAGCCGGCGAGCTGCTCGAAGACGTGGCCTTGTTTGACGAGTACCAGGGCGCTGGCATTCCCGAGGGACGTAAGTCGCTGGCCTTCGGCCTGCGCTTCCGTGCCGCCGACAGGACCCTGACGGCCGATGAGGCATCGGCAGCCCGGGCATCCGCCGTCGAACTTGCTGCCGAAAGGTTCGGCGCCACCCAGCGCTGA
- the pheS gene encoding phenylalanine--tRNA ligase subunit alpha, which yields MPQKTAEMPEPTTEPATVPDPLDEAAIGAAVEHALAAIAAAATLDELKTARLAHTGEKSPLSLANREIGGLAKEFKAAAGKIMGASRGRVAKALAARTEVLEAEDAARILVEETVDVTAAPRRRRAGARHPLSTLQDRVCDIFVGMGWEIAEGPELESEWFNFDALNFAPDHPAREMQDTFFVEPPEAHLLLRTHTSPVQVRSMLERELPIYVLCPGKVFRTDELDATHTPVFHQFEGLAIDKKLSMADLRGTLEHFVQQMFGAEAIVRMRPNFFPFTEPSAEMDIWHPGAKGGPRWIEWGGCGMVNPNVLRAAGIDPDEYSGFAFGMGIERALMFRNEVSDMHDMIEGDVRFSEHFGMEI from the coding sequence ATGCCCCAAAAGACGGCAGAGATGCCCGAACCAACCACCGAACCCGCAACGGTCCCGGATCCCCTTGACGAAGCCGCCATCGGTGCCGCCGTCGAGCACGCGCTCGCAGCCATTGCCGCCGCAGCCACCCTGGACGAGCTGAAGACCGCGCGGCTGGCGCACACCGGTGAAAAGTCGCCGCTGAGCCTGGCCAACCGCGAAATCGGCGGGCTCGCCAAGGAATTCAAGGCCGCCGCCGGCAAGATCATGGGCGCCTCGCGCGGCCGGGTCGCCAAGGCGCTCGCAGCCCGCACCGAGGTGCTCGAGGCCGAGGACGCCGCACGCATCCTCGTCGAGGAAACCGTTGACGTGACCGCTGCCCCGCGCCGCCGCCGCGCCGGTGCCCGCCACCCGCTGTCCACGCTGCAGGACCGCGTCTGCGACATCTTCGTGGGCATGGGCTGGGAAATCGCCGAGGGCCCGGAGCTGGAATCCGAGTGGTTCAACTTTGACGCACTGAACTTTGCGCCGGACCACCCGGCCCGCGAAATGCAGGACACCTTCTTCGTGGAGCCGCCCGAAGCGCACCTGCTGCTGCGCACGCACACCTCACCGGTGCAGGTCCGCTCCATGCTGGAACGCGAGCTGCCGATCTACGTGCTGTGCCCCGGCAAGGTGTTCCGCACCGACGAGCTCGACGCCACGCACACGCCCGTGTTCCACCAGTTCGAGGGCCTGGCCATCGACAAGAAGCTGTCCATGGCGGATCTGCGCGGCACGCTGGAGCACTTTGTCCAGCAGATGTTCGGTGCGGAAGCCATCGTGCGGATGCGTCCGAACTTCTTCCCCTTCACCGAGCCGTCCGCCGAGATGGACATCTGGCACCCGGGCGCCAAGGGCGGCCCGCGCTGGATCGAGTGGGGCGGCTGCGGCATGGTCAACCCGAACGTACTCCGCGCCGCCGGCATCGACCCGGACGAATACTCAGGATTTGCCTTCGGCATGGGCATCGAGCGGGCGCTGATGTTCCGCAACGAAGTGTCCGACATGCACGACATGATCGAGGGCGACGTACGATTCAGCGAACACTTTGGGATGGAGATCTAA
- a CDS encoding SIMPL domain-containing protein, protein MSESARSITVTGQGTAQAAPDHFNINIGIEASQPTVRDAYSKASVAVNAVTATLLSKGVEQHSISSTSLDVRVDTRWQEGSGTIVTGYTVSSTLTVPLGYGKDTEEIIGAIVDTGNNNVRLNGLTPVVSDPSQAQDAARIAAWADALRAAELYASLAGCSLGEVSGVVEVNAPQGGPRPMMARAAMSVDSAMEIAPGQSDVTIAVQATWLLS, encoded by the coding sequence ATGAGTGAATCAGCCCGCTCCATTACCGTCACAGGACAAGGCACCGCCCAGGCAGCCCCCGACCACTTCAACATCAACATCGGCATCGAGGCCTCCCAGCCCACGGTGCGAGACGCCTACTCCAAGGCCAGCGTGGCAGTCAACGCCGTCACCGCCACCCTGCTCTCCAAGGGTGTTGAGCAGCACTCCATCAGTTCAACGTCACTGGATGTGCGCGTCGACACCCGCTGGCAGGAAGGGAGCGGCACCATCGTCACCGGTTACACCGTCTCCAGCACGCTGACCGTCCCACTAGGCTACGGGAAGGACACCGAGGAGATCATCGGCGCCATAGTGGACACCGGAAACAACAACGTCCGACTGAACGGGCTCACCCCGGTGGTCAGCGACCCATCACAAGCGCAGGATGCGGCACGTATAGCCGCCTGGGCCGACGCCCTCCGGGCCGCCGAGCTGTACGCCAGCCTGGCCGGATGCTCCCTTGGTGAGGTGTCCGGCGTCGTCGAAGTCAATGCACCCCAGGGCGGACCTCGCCCCATGATGGCCCGCGCCGCCATGTCCGTCGACAGTGCCATGGAGATCGCGCCCGGCCAAAGCGATGTCACGATTGCCGTCCAGGCCACCTGGCTGCTGAGCTAA